Below is a genomic region from Streptococcus salivarius.
AAGGCAAATGCTGCCTTATCAATGAGTGGTGAGGGAGTACAATTGATTGGTTGGGGACTGGGCGGTCTCTTATATACTTCGCTTGGTCTTTTTCCCACACTGTTGATAATCTTACTCCTTTATCTCCTTTCCACTTTTGTAATGCTCTTTCTTCCTCAGGCCAAAATAGAGCAGTTAGAAGCGGAGACAAATCTTGATACTCTAGTAAAAGGATGGAAGTTAGTTGCAAAAAATCCTAAATTAAAGTTATTTGTTCAAGCAAATTTATTAGAGGACTTCTCAAATACAATCTGGGTATCGTCTGTAATCCTTGTTTTTGTAACCGAGGCGTTAAAACAAACTGAAAGTTACTGGGGCTACTCAAATACAGCCTATTCCCTTGGTATCATTTTAGGTGGAATAATTGTCTACAAACTATCCGAAAAGTTTTTAGCCCATAAGTGGAAAAGTATTCTCTTTTCACTCTTAGCAATGGCGACCATCACAGCCAGTATCCTCTTTTTCTCAAACACACAAACATTTTTAATTTTCTCAAGTTTAATCGGCTTCTTTTCTCAGTTAAAAGAAGTCCCTGAAAGTGTCTTTCTTCAAGAAACTGTCAATGAAAATCAGTTAGTACATGTTTATTCTGTATTTGAAGTCATTTCAACCCTTGCTTTTTCAGTTTTCGTCTTTCTGATGAGTTCTATTACTGAAAAATTTGGAATTACAACAAGTTTCTGGCTATCAACAATTTGCATACTTTTAGAAGCTAGCTTAATTTATCATAATCGTAATTATCTAAAGTAATTAATGGTATACTTGATAACTATTAGGTTTATAAAAAATATAGGGCTATCTGATTAGATAGTCCTATATTTTTTTGTGTTGTTTTAGAGACGTGACGTAGTTAGTGAGACGGCTAGCTAGCCACAAGATAGTGGCTAGCTTCAAAAGATGAACGATTTACATAAACTATACATAGTATTACGACATGAGAAAACGGAAACGATAATTTTCCGTTTTCGAGTTAGTAAAGGACTTAGTCACGGTCCTATAGGACGTGGCGTAGATTGCTTAGGCTATGATATAGCCAAGCAATCTTAGTACATTACATCTTCTCTTCCAATGTTACATCTGGATATTTATCCGCAAACCAACGAAGGGCAAAGTCATTTTCAAAGAGGAAGACTGGTTGGTCAAAGCGGTCTTTAGCCAAGATATTTCGGCTTGATGACATGCGTTCATCAAGGTCCTCAGGTTGGATCCAACGCACAGTCTTTTTACCCATTGGTGTCATAACGACTTCGGCATTGTATTCATTTTCCATACGATGTTTGAAAACTTCAAACTGAAGTTGACCAACGGCACCAAGCATGTATTCACCTGTTTGGTAGTTGGTGTAGAGCTGGATGGCTCCTTCTTGCACCAATTGTTCAATTCCTTTGTGGAAGGACTTCTGTTTCATAACGTTTTTAGCAGAAACTTTCATGAACAACTCTGGCGTAAAGGTTGGTAGTGGCTCAAATTCAAATTTGTTTTTACCTACAGTAAGGGTATCACCAACCTGGTAAGTTCCTGTATCGTAAACCCCGATAATGTCTCCTGCCACGGCATTTTCGACATTTTCACGAGACTCGGCCATAAACTGAGTGACGTTAGAGAGCTTAGCTCCTTTACCAGTACGGGTTAAGTTAACACTCATACCACGCTCGAATTCACCAGACACGATACGAACAAAGGCAATACGGTCACGGTGACGTGGGTCCATGTTGGCTTGGATTTTGAAAACAAAACCAGAGAAATCCTTGTTAAGAGGATCAATCTCATCACCATCAACTGTCTTGTGGCCATGTGGTTCTGGCGCAAATTTAAGGAAGGTATCGAGGAAGGTTTGAACTCCAAAGTTTGTAAGGGCAGAACCGAAGAAGACCGGCGTCAATTCACCAGCTAAAATAGCTTCTTCAGAGAATTCATTACCCGCTTCTGTCAAGAGTTCGATATCTTCTTTAGCTTGCTCATAGAATGGGTTGTTGGCAAAAAGGGTATCACCATCTTCAATCTTGGCAAAGCGCTCGTCACCCTTGTAAAGCTCCAAGCGTTCGTTATAGAGGTCATAAAGTCCTTCGAAGGCTTTCCCCATACCGATAGGCCAGTTCATTGGGTAGCTAGCAATACCAAGCACTTCTTCCAACTCTTCCAAGAGGTCAAGTGGCTCACGTCCATCACGGTCCAATTTGTTCATGAAGGTGAAGACAGGAATCCCACGGTGTTTGACAACTTCGAAAAGTTTTTTAGTTTGGGCCTCGATACCTTTGGCTGAGTCAACAACCATGACGGCAGCGTCAACCGCCATAAGGGTACGGTAGGTATCCTCTGAGAAGTCCTCGTGCCCTGGGGTATCAAGGATATTGACACGTTTACCGGCATAGTCAAACTGCATCACAGATGAAGTTACTGAGATACCACGTTGTTTCTCGATATCCATCCAGTCTGATTTAGCGAAGTTTCCGGTTTTCTTACCTTTTACGGTACCAGCTTCACGGATTTCACCCCCAAAGTAAAGCAATTGTTCAGTGATTGTTGTTTTACCAGCATCGGGGTGAGAGATGATGGCAAAAGTACGGCGTTTTTTGATTTCGTCTTGGATACTCATAGTTTTCTTTCTTCTTTAAAAATAATCTTTTTGATACTTTTCCTTAGCGGTATCGGACGTCAGTAGCTTCCTTAGGAATCTCAATATTTCCATGTTCCAGAACTACGACAACCATAGGTTTTTACCAGATCGAAAAGTAAGATAGTTGTAGCGCTTCTTTCAGAAAATCTTTGTCTCTTAAGAGCTACATTTGTTGTCGAGGCTTGCGATAATCTCGCAGGCACAGCTCCTTTATTATATCCAAATTACAGTGTGAAAGCAATTCTGAAAGCGTTTTGTGTTAGAATAAAACAAATAAAATGAAAAAACACGCTATCAACTTTCTGATAGCGTGTTTCTTCATTTATTTAATATTTGTCTTCAAAATGCTCCAGACCTTTTTTCATGATTATCATGAGAATAATCAGGGACCCTGAAACAGCAAGGTATTTGACAAATAAGGGAGTTCCCATAATAAATGGCGTGTGTTTAAGCATGCCATAGTTTCCACCGATAGTCTGATTAACTATTACCAAAGCTAGATTCAGTAGCAGGGTAGCCACCACAATCAGCCGCTGGCTGATGGGATGCGTTTTAAAACTATTAAAAATTACATTCAGGCTATTGACCAGTAGGGCATAGTGGCCAATTAGGAAAGAAAAGCCTGTGATATGAGGAAACTCATAGGGATCAAATACTGGATAAATCAATGCACAGTAGGTCCCGACAACTCCCATAATAGCAAAATAGCTCTTTATTCTACTATTTTTCAAGAGGAGAACAGCAAACATGGCCATGCGGCAATGGTAAAGGGGAAGACTAATATAAAGAGGAAAGCCCTGCCAGAGATACCAGGTATAGAGGGCAAAGAGTTGAATGGCTTGGATAGTAAGAAAGGTCCAACGCCATATATTATTCTTATACCATCGCCAACTCAAGTAACTCAAGACTACCATCGCCAAAAGCATAAGCAAATAATAGGGCAAAGGTATCTGGGGTGGATGAGTTTGGGTGGTTGTCAAAAAATCCTTCATTCTCTTCTCCTGCTGAAATTACTATGCCTGCTATTATATCAAATTTCAGGGTAAAGCAAAAACCTGCTTAGAGAGCAGGTTAGAGAACTTAATTCTTAGCTTGGAGTTCTTCCACGACCTTGGCTAGGTTCATAGAGTTAGAGCCCTTGAGCAAGATTTGATCGTGCTCGCCTAGGCTTTCTTTGATTTGCTTAACCATAGCATCAAATTGGTCTTCGTCAGCTGTTTTCTTGAAATAATAGACATGACCAAGTGGGAACATTTGGCTAGCAAGTTGTGACAATTCTGCAATGTCTTCACCATAGAAAATTACCATATCAATAGCATCTGGTGTCAGGCTTAGAATCATCTGTGTGTGAAGTTGCACAGACTGTTCACCGAGTTCTTTCATATCAGCTAGGACAGCGATTTTCTTGCCTCCTTCATTCTTAGGAATGGCTGAGAAGGTCTCCAAAATGAGCTTCATGGCTGTTGGATTGGCATTGTAGACGTCGGAAAGAATATCAGCACCATTGGCTGCTTTTTTCCATTCAGTACGGTTCTTTGTAAGCTGTAAGTTAGCAAGAGCTGAGAGGATATTTTCCTCAGTTACACCCAAGTGTTTAGCCACATAGGCAGCAACCATGGCATTTGTAGCATTGTATTTTCCTGTGACTGGCAAGGTAACTTGTCCGTCTAGGAAGTTTGTTGAAAAGGTGAGATGGTCCTTGAATTCTGTCAAGTCAGAGACTGTAAGCTCTGCACCATCTCCAAAGCGTACCACTTCAAGATTGCTTGGCAAGAATGGATTGACGATAGGATCACTAGGTACAAGCAAGAGGCTACCATCAGGCATACCGTCTTGCATTTGCATTTTACCTTGGGCAATCTTGTCACGGCTACCGAAGAATTCCAAATGAGCCTCTCCGATTAAGGTAACAACGGCTGTTTTTGGCTTAGCCAAGGTTGACAAGAGATGAATGTCTCCCATGTGGTCTTGTCCCATCTCAAGGACGATTTTCTCTGTATCATCAGGCATGTGGAGGGCTGTATAAGGAAGACCAATCTCGTTGTTGTAATTGCCTTGGGTTTTGTAAGTACGATAGGTCGTTGCCAAGATATCATGAATCATGTCCTTGGTTGTTGTCTTACCATTAGAACCAGTCACAGCAATGACATCAACCTCAGTCTTTTCAAGATAGTAAG
It encodes:
- a CDS encoding peptide chain release factor 3, producing MSIQDEIKKRRTFAIISHPDAGKTTITEQLLYFGGEIREAGTVKGKKTGNFAKSDWMDIEKQRGISVTSSVMQFDYAGKRVNILDTPGHEDFSEDTYRTLMAVDAAVMVVDSAKGIEAQTKKLFEVVKHRGIPVFTFMNKLDRDGREPLDLLEELEEVLGIASYPMNWPIGMGKAFEGLYDLYNERLELYKGDERFAKIEDGDTLFANNPFYEQAKEDIELLTEAGNEFSEEAILAGELTPVFFGSALTNFGVQTFLDTFLKFAPEPHGHKTVDGDEIDPLNKDFSGFVFKIQANMDPRHRDRIAFVRIVSGEFERGMSVNLTRTGKGAKLSNVTQFMAESRENVENAVAGDIIGVYDTGTYQVGDTLTVGKNKFEFEPLPTFTPELFMKVSAKNVMKQKSFHKGIEQLVQEGAIQLYTNYQTGEYMLGAVGQLQFEVFKHRMENEYNAEVVMTPMGKKTVRWIQPEDLDERMSSSRNILAKDRFDQPVFLFENDFALRWFADKYPDVTLEEKM
- a CDS encoding UDP-N-acetylmuramoyl-tripeptide--D-alanyl-D-alanine ligase, yielding MKLTLHEIAKVVGAKNDVTAYEDVAINQIEFDSRKITAGDLFLPLKGARDGHDFIQTAFDNGALATFTEKELPADQVHILVDDALEAFQKLAAYYLEKTEVDVIAVTGSNGKTTTKDMIHDILATTYRTYKTQGNYNNEIGLPYTALHMPDDTEKIVLEMGQDHMGDIHLLSTLAKPKTAVVTLIGEAHLEFFGSRDKIAQGKMQMQDGMPDGSLLLVPSDPIVNPFLPSNLEVVRFGDGAELTVSDLTEFKDHLTFSTNFLDGQVTLPVTGKYNATNAMVAAYVAKHLGVTEENILSALANLQLTKNRTEWKKAANGADILSDVYNANPTAMKLILETFSAIPKNEGGKKIAVLADMKELGEQSVQLHTQMILSLTPDAIDMVIFYGEDIAELSQLASQMFPLGHVYYFKKTADEDQFDAMVKQIKESLGEHDQILLKGSNSMNLAKVVEELQAKN
- a CDS encoding ryptide export MFS transporter; its protein translation is MSKSFLKLLISQLFANLADIFLRVSLIANIYVITKSVIATSMVPILIGLSAFVASLLVPLVTKKLSLNRVLSFTQCGKTFLLAILLVMLIKAQFVPALGLYIFVVAISILDGFASPVSYAMIPRYATNLGKANAALSMSGEGVQLIGWGLGGLLYTSLGLFPTLLIILLLYLLSTFVMLFLPQAKIEQLEAETNLDTLVKGWKLVAKNPKLKLFVQANLLEDFSNTIWVSSVILVFVTEALKQTESYWGYSNTAYSLGIILGGIIVYKLSEKFLAHKWKSILFSLLAMATITASILFFSNTQTFLIFSSLIGFFSQLKEVPESVFLQETVNENQLVHVYSVFEVISTLAFSVFVFLMSSITEKFGITTSFWLSTICILLEASLIYHNRNYLK
- a CDS encoding YwaF family protein, encoding MKDFLTTTQTHPPQIPLPYYLLMLLAMVVLSYLSWRWYKNNIWRWTFLTIQAIQLFALYTWYLWQGFPLYISLPLYHCRMAMFAVLLLKNSRIKSYFAIMGVVGTYCALIYPVFDPYEFPHITGFSFLIGHYALLVNSLNVIFNSFKTHPISQRLIVVATLLLNLALVIVNQTIGGNYGMLKHTPFIMGTPLFVKYLAVSGSLIILMIIMKKGLEHFEDKY